The Saccharomyces eubayanus strain FM1318 chromosome I, whole genome shotgun sequence sequence GATCCAGAAGTAAAGGATTTAACCGAACTACCAAGACCAGAAAAAACTAACTTGTCCAATATCTTGATTAGAACAGCTGCCAAGAATGAAGCATTACTGGAAGCAAAGATTTCTAAGAAAGCAAATAGAAGCAAGAGGGGTaaaaagataaataaaaaggtTCTAGAAGATAAGTTAGCCAATTCTATCTCATTGATGGACAAGGACCGTTTAGTGAAGGCTTTGAATTTCACCAATCGTTTGGATGGTAAGATTGCCAAGTCCATTTCTCGTGCCAAGTACGTCCAGAACACAAGAAAGGCTGGCTGGGATAGCACTAATGAAACTATAAAGAGAGAGTTGGCTCTTTTAAGCGGAGGTTATTCCGCGAAGGCCAAGAATACCGATGAAGACGACCTgaacaaaacaaaggaTGAAAGTGAGGAGATATCAGACGTATTTGAGTCTTCAACTGAGAGTAAGCGAGTAGAGAAAGAGTCTGTCAATAGGTTTGGTGTCTTACCAGATGATGTTGAAGACTAGAACATTTTCGCATAAAAAGGCAAGTTCGGgatacatatatataataagcatattttttttccatattTGTTATTTAGATAACCAGGTTTAGTTTAGTTCCataaatttttatatatcCGATTGTacattattaaaaaaaggctTTATTGTCGTCGCAGTTTTTCAGTGCACTAGAGGAAtggataaagaagaaaaaacctATTTCGGATCGGTTGAAGAGGAGAAGAATATCGTTGTAAGTGTTGCGTGGGGACTCAATGGTCATTGGTTTGGCATAGCAATAGAACAAGGAGCATAGACAGCAAGACTATGAAAGTTGCATATCTACAgttcctttttttgaacataTCGCTGGTTAAGGCTGTGCTGCAGCAATCTGATTTCACGCTGAGAAACGATTCGTATTgggaagaatttgaaggaTACGTGGATACAAAGCATCTAAACGAGAAGTGGATCACCAGTGGTGCTACCAATGAGAAAGGTGCTAAAATTTATGGTGCGCAATGGCGAATCTCGCAGGGTCCATTGCAGGGGTCTCTCCCAAATAAAGGACTCGTTGTTCGTACAAATAATGCAGCAGCTATGATAGGACACGTCTTGGAGACTCCTGTGAATGTCTCGGATACGGATACTTTAGTTGTTCAGTACGAAATAAAGGTGGAAAATTCTTTGACATGCGGCGGTGCGTTCATTAAATTGGTATCTAGTTTAGTGGATACAGATGCATTAAAGAGTTATTCTCCAGGTAAAGAAGGCGTAGAATTAGTGTTTGGTCCGGATTACTGTGTTCCAGACACCAACGGTGTGCAATTTGCTATCAATAAGGTTCACAAAATCACACATCAATCAGAGTTGAAATACTTACAAGAGGCACCTTTATCGAGATTGACTGATAATTCACAATCACATTTGTATACGCTAATAATAGACGAATCTACTCAGTCTTTGCAAATCCTTATTGATGGTAAAATCGCCATGGCAAGAGAACGTATTAAAGACACGTCAAAGGAT is a genomic window containing:
- the ECM1 gene encoding Ecm1p encodes the protein MAKKISKNSRAARQAEIYDPEVKDLTELPRPEKTNLSNILIRTAAKNEALLEAKISKKANRSKRGKKINKKVLEDKLANSISLMDKDRLVKALNFTNRLDGKIAKSISRAKYVQNTRKAGWDSTNETIKRELALLSGGYSAKAKNTDEDDLNKTKDESEEISDVFESSTESKRVEKESVNRFGVLPDDVED